One region of Mycolicibacterium rhodesiae NBB3 genomic DNA includes:
- a CDS encoding DinB family protein, which produces MTPERDPIEPDTKDWTWVLSRPCPDCGFARESVHHTEVADHIRADAASWVSRLAGPGVTTRPQPTVWSTLEYGCHIRDVHRIFDHRVRLMLDADEPRFPNWDQDQTALADDYRSQDPATVAAELVDAAATVADTYTHVPAHAWSRRGFRSNGSEFTIASIAIYHLHDIVHHAHDVDHG; this is translated from the coding sequence GTGACGCCCGAACGAGACCCGATCGAGCCCGATACCAAGGACTGGACCTGGGTGCTTTCGCGCCCCTGTCCCGATTGCGGCTTCGCCCGGGAGTCCGTACATCACACCGAGGTCGCCGACCACATCCGCGCCGATGCCGCGAGCTGGGTATCGCGGCTGGCCGGCCCCGGAGTCACAACCCGGCCGCAGCCGACGGTGTGGTCGACGCTGGAATACGGGTGCCACATCCGCGACGTGCACCGCATCTTCGACCACCGCGTCCGGCTGATGCTCGACGCGGACGAGCCGCGGTTTCCGAACTGGGACCAGGACCAAACGGCACTAGCCGACGACTACAGATCACAGGATCCGGCCACCGTAGCCGCCGAGCTGGTCGACGCGGCGGCCACCGTCGCCGACACCTACACGCACGTTCCGGCACACGCGTGGTCGCGGCGCGGCTTTCGCAGTAATGGCAGCGAGTTCACGATCGCATCGATTGCGATCTACCACTTGCACGACATCGTGCATCACGCGCACGATGTCGACCATGGCTGA
- a CDS encoding mycofactocin-coupled SDR family oxidoreductase: MSTMAEDTPLAGKVAYVTGAARGQGRSHCIRLARAGADIVAIDACAPVAEHNGYPPALPEDLAETVSLVEGEGRKIRAEEVDVRDLDGQQRVVSDAIEQFGRLDIVVANAGVLNWGRLWEISAQQFQEVVDTNLTGVWNTIKAVVPAMIEAGNGGSIINISSAAGIKAVPGCGHYCASKFGVVALTNSLAVELGEFGIRVNSVHPYGTDTPMGNDASMWQMFADHQNFIHSFSPGALPTDSLAAPDLVSDIVLWLASDASSLVTAAQIPADKGYLKI, from the coding sequence ATGTCGACCATGGCTGAAGACACACCGCTGGCGGGCAAGGTCGCCTACGTCACGGGAGCGGCGCGCGGACAAGGGCGTTCACACTGCATCCGGTTGGCCCGCGCGGGCGCCGACATCGTCGCGATCGACGCCTGCGCGCCGGTGGCCGAGCACAACGGCTATCCCCCCGCGCTGCCGGAGGATCTCGCCGAGACGGTGAGCCTGGTCGAGGGCGAAGGGCGCAAGATCCGCGCCGAAGAGGTCGACGTCCGCGACCTCGATGGCCAGCAGCGGGTGGTTTCCGACGCGATCGAGCAGTTCGGCCGCCTCGACATCGTCGTCGCCAACGCCGGTGTGCTGAATTGGGGCCGGCTGTGGGAGATTTCGGCGCAGCAGTTCCAGGAGGTCGTCGACACCAACCTGACCGGCGTGTGGAACACGATCAAGGCGGTGGTGCCCGCGATGATCGAGGCCGGCAACGGCGGGTCGATCATCAACATCAGTTCTGCGGCCGGGATCAAGGCGGTTCCCGGCTGCGGCCACTACTGCGCAAGCAAGTTCGGCGTCGTGGCGCTGACCAACTCGCTCGCGGTCGAACTGGGCGAGTTCGGTATTCGGGTGAACTCGGTCCATCCCTACGGCACCGATACCCCGATGGGCAACGACGCGTCGATGTGGCAGATGTTCGCCGATCACCAGAACTTCATCCACAGCTTCTCTCCCGGTGCGCTGCCCACCGACTCGCTGGCCGCCCCGGATCTCGTCTCCGACATCGTGCTGTGGCTGGCCAGCGACGCCTCCTCCCTTGTGACCGCGGCCCAGATCCCCGCGGACAAGGGCTATCTGAAGATCTAG
- a CDS encoding SRPBCC family protein, giving the protein MAMHECERVGLDFIDSAPFRFVSTVDLDITGEQLFEVLADAESWPHWATAITKVTWTSPEPRGIGTTRTVNMRGGIVGDEEFLAWEPFTHMAFRFNEASSSAIAAFAEDYRVVPTATGCHLTWVMAMKPKGAAGRIGMTLGKRIMGRTFQKFLYNLRDYSNRRFGV; this is encoded by the coding sequence ATGGCCATGCATGAGTGTGAACGGGTTGGCCTGGACTTCATCGACAGCGCGCCGTTTCGGTTCGTCAGCACCGTCGACCTCGACATCACCGGAGAGCAGCTGTTCGAGGTGCTCGCCGACGCGGAGTCGTGGCCGCATTGGGCCACGGCGATCACCAAGGTCACGTGGACCAGCCCCGAACCACGCGGTATCGGGACCACCCGAACGGTCAACATGCGCGGCGGCATCGTCGGCGATGAGGAGTTTCTGGCGTGGGAACCGTTCACCCACATGGCTTTTCGCTTCAACGAGGCGTCCAGTAGCGCCATCGCGGCGTTCGCCGAAGACTACCGGGTCGTTCCGACGGCGACCGGCTGCCATCTGACGTGGGTGATGGCGATGAAGCCCAAGGGTGCGGCCGGTCGGATCGGGATGACGCTGGGCAAGAGAATCATGGGCCGGACGTTCCAGAAGTTTCTGTACAACCTGCGCGACTACTCAAACCGGCGGTTCGGGGTCTAG
- a CDS encoding carboxylesterase/lipase family protein codes for MAVVVGHSGSSAVVHTDLGDLRGTTEGGVGVWRGIPYAEQPVGDRRFLAPAPAQRWTGLRDALEHGPLPPQTKSFVGGGRDDPKVRDEACLTLTVWSPDTSASLPVMVWIPGGAFVYGAGQFQLYNGSRLAANGNVVVVNVTYRIGVFGGFELSDLGDGFDDNLALRDQIAALQWIRDHIAAFGGDPGRVTVFGESAGATSVLALLASPAASGLFSRAIAQSPPLPLIGDRETRARQAHDFLKRLGVEPSEVKALPQRQLRRAAGMVQLKSASNTPHLAYGLTYGVDLLPRHPVDAARGGAVERMPLIIGTNSHEASMFAWTKPPMLPTTTASIGAYLDRVAPDAKDQILAAYPDYPRRRALVAFGSDAMFGAPAWAFADAYSALAPTHMYRFDHVGWSLRALGLGATHGSEIVHIQHSYASFIGRKLHPLGRRLQPPVGRRMQRAWLDFAAKGWDTGDERSREECQTGEIEWSNGHDWPIYDTDRRMTRIIMTARDTVTEDPDAERRKAWAGLH; via the coding sequence GTGGCAGTCGTTGTCGGACATTCCGGATCTTCGGCGGTCGTACACACCGATCTGGGAGACCTGCGTGGTACGACGGAGGGGGGTGTCGGAGTGTGGCGCGGCATCCCGTATGCCGAGCAACCGGTGGGGGATCGAAGATTCCTGGCACCCGCACCGGCGCAGCGGTGGACCGGTCTGCGCGATGCGCTCGAACATGGACCGCTGCCCCCGCAGACCAAATCATTCGTCGGCGGCGGCCGTGACGATCCGAAGGTTCGCGACGAAGCCTGTCTGACGCTGACGGTGTGGTCGCCGGACACCAGTGCGTCGTTGCCGGTGATGGTGTGGATTCCCGGCGGTGCGTTCGTGTACGGCGCCGGGCAGTTCCAGCTCTACAACGGGTCGCGGCTGGCCGCCAACGGCAACGTGGTGGTGGTCAACGTCACCTACCGGATCGGTGTTTTCGGCGGGTTCGAGCTCAGCGATCTGGGCGACGGCTTCGACGACAATCTTGCGCTGCGCGACCAGATTGCGGCACTGCAGTGGATCCGCGACCACATCGCCGCGTTCGGCGGCGATCCCGGCCGAGTGACCGTTTTCGGCGAATCGGCGGGCGCCACCTCGGTGCTGGCACTGCTGGCGAGCCCCGCAGCCAGCGGACTGTTCAGCAGGGCGATCGCGCAGAGCCCGCCGCTGCCGCTCATCGGGGACCGCGAGACCCGAGCCAGGCAGGCCCATGACTTCCTGAAACGGTTGGGTGTCGAGCCCTCCGAGGTCAAGGCGCTGCCCCAGCGCCAGCTGCGGCGAGCTGCGGGCATGGTGCAGCTGAAAAGCGCTTCGAACACGCCGCACCTCGCCTACGGGCTGACGTACGGGGTCGACTTGTTGCCGAGACATCCGGTGGACGCCGCTCGGGGCGGGGCCGTCGAGCGGATGCCGTTGATCATCGGGACCAACAGCCATGAGGCGTCGATGTTCGCGTGGACGAAACCACCCATGTTGCCGACCACCACGGCGTCGATCGGCGCCTACCTGGACCGCGTCGCACCGGATGCCAAGGACCAGATACTGGCCGCCTACCCCGACTATCCGAGACGGCGAGCGCTCGTGGCGTTCGGCTCCGACGCGATGTTCGGCGCACCGGCGTGGGCGTTCGCCGACGCCTACAGCGCGCTCGCGCCGACCCATATGTACCGGTTCGACCATGTCGGGTGGAGTCTGCGTGCACTGGGACTGGGCGCCACGCACGGCAGCGAGATCGTGCACATCCAACACAGCTACGCGTCGTTCATCGGACGCAAGCTCCATCCGCTCGGGCGGCGATTGCAGCCGCCCGTCGGCAGGCGCATGCAGCGGGCGTGGCTGGACTTCGCGGCCAAGGGTTGGGACACCGGCGATGAGCGCTCGCGCGAAGAGTGTCAGACAGGCGAGATCGAGTGGTCCAACGGCCACGATTGGCCGATCTACGACACCGACCGTCGCATGACCCGCATCATCATGACTGCACGCGACACCGTGACGGAGGATCCTGACGCCGAGCGCCGAAAGGCCTGGGCCGGCCTGCACTAG
- a CDS encoding TetR/AcrR family transcriptional regulator: MAKRSGRPPGEGARTAATDAVVDLDPESRPKRFMKSALAILGETGRTDFTVLEVVERSKTSLRSFYQHFSTKDELLLALVDKIMSESTRKWREDTTGLPADEALRVLIDRICTPAETTTQDKVNRGLTSYNDRLAEALPSEYARVLAPVHELIKDIIHRGVDEGTFRTGIDVDATAALIMQSALGAMRLRVLGAELSGVPVDADHIYDFCVSSLQSRRDPV, translated from the coding sequence ATGGCGAAGCGCAGCGGCCGGCCGCCGGGTGAAGGCGCACGCACGGCGGCGACGGACGCCGTCGTCGACCTGGATCCGGAGTCGCGGCCGAAGCGATTCATGAAGTCGGCGTTGGCAATTCTCGGCGAGACCGGCCGCACCGACTTCACCGTGCTCGAGGTCGTGGAGCGCTCCAAGACCTCGCTGCGATCGTTTTACCAGCATTTCTCCACGAAGGACGAGTTGCTGCTCGCCCTGGTCGACAAGATCATGTCGGAGTCGACGCGCAAGTGGCGCGAGGACACGACCGGCCTGCCTGCCGACGAAGCCCTGAGGGTACTCATCGATCGCATCTGCACGCCCGCGGAAACCACCACACAGGACAAGGTCAATCGGGGCCTGACGTCCTACAACGACCGGCTGGCCGAGGCGCTGCCCAGTGAGTACGCGCGTGTGCTCGCCCCGGTGCACGAGCTGATCAAGGACATCATCCACCGCGGCGTCGACGAGGGCACCTTCCGTACCGGCATCGATGTCGACGCGACGGCCGCGCTGATCATGCAATCGGCGCTCGGGGCCATGCGGCTGCGGGTCCTCGGCGCTGAGCTCAGTGGCGTCCCCGTCGATGCCGATCACATCTACGACTTCTGCGTCAGCAGCCTTCAAAGCCGCCGCGACCCCGTCTGA
- a CDS encoding acyl-CoA thioesterase — protein sequence MTSDAAHPPSQAQWTVQNLLDLFDVAPDGENRFTAETGPAGEDERQVVEGTQVLAQAIVAVAKRFPEKSVRSVSAVFARAVMVGAGPVELELDIVNEGRSTATAIVAAKQNGKRCITATVLTDVPTADVIRHHLPRPDVTGPQDANVAEMPMTGRQLRLVDVHDVNSPDEVGPPELYAWLHYDPIPTRDDLAKALIAYFTGHLGISTTMRAHVGIGTAQSHLTVSTAPMTVTVSFHEPFTWDGWLLYTHESTQVGAGMSYVRGAVHTESGELIASFTQDALIRPLRTTDTSIKEQSRL from the coding sequence ATGACCTCTGACGCAGCGCATCCGCCTTCGCAGGCACAGTGGACCGTTCAGAATCTGCTCGACCTGTTCGACGTCGCGCCCGACGGTGAGAACAGGTTCACCGCCGAGACGGGCCCTGCGGGTGAGGACGAGCGTCAGGTCGTCGAAGGAACCCAGGTCCTCGCTCAGGCGATTGTCGCTGTGGCAAAACGCTTTCCGGAGAAGTCGGTGCGATCGGTGTCGGCGGTGTTCGCCAGGGCGGTGATGGTGGGCGCAGGTCCGGTCGAGCTGGAACTCGACATCGTCAACGAGGGGCGTTCGACGGCCACCGCGATCGTGGCGGCGAAACAGAACGGCAAGCGGTGCATCACCGCGACCGTACTGACCGACGTGCCCACCGCCGACGTCATCCGCCACCATCTGCCCCGGCCCGATGTGACGGGCCCGCAGGACGCGAACGTAGCCGAGATGCCGATGACGGGACGGCAGCTGCGGTTGGTCGACGTCCACGATGTGAACAGTCCAGACGAGGTGGGGCCGCCGGAGCTGTACGCCTGGCTGCACTACGACCCGATCCCGACTCGCGACGACCTCGCGAAGGCGCTGATCGCGTATTTCACCGGGCACCTGGGTATTTCGACGACGATGCGGGCACACGTTGGCATTGGGACCGCGCAGTCGCACCTCACGGTGTCGACGGCGCCGATGACGGTGACGGTGAGTTTCCACGAGCCCTTCACGTGGGACGGCTGGCTGCTCTACACCCACGAGAGCACCCAGGTTGGCGCGGGCATGTCGTACGTGCGCGGTGCCGTCCACACCGAGAGCGGTGAACTGATCGCTTCGTTCACCCAGGATGCGCTGATCCGCCCGTTGCGTACCACCGATACGAGCATCAAAGAGCAGTCTCGACTCTAG
- the ypfJ gene encoding KPN_02809 family neutral zinc metallopeptidase, translating to MTFREGIDIDTSTTSSSGGGGGGRGIAIGGGVGGLLILVVALFLGVDPSTVIPQQQIDTGGVSTPGFDTSQCKTAEDANNIVQCRVIATGNSVDSVWQQLLPGEYTRPKVMLFTGSVDTACGPATSDVGPFYCPGDQTAYFDTDFFDVLTTQFGSSGGPLAQEYVVAHEFGHHVQDLQGSLVNAQRDPQGATGGGVRTELQADCYAGIWAHYAAVTKQESTGVPFLEPLSDKDIADALSAAASVGDDRIQKSATGRVNPEAWTHGSSAQRQKWFTEGYRTGDIAACDTFSTNDLG from the coding sequence ATGACCTTCCGCGAAGGTATAGATATCGATACCAGCACCACGTCAAGCAGCGGCGGGGGCGGAGGTGGCCGTGGCATCGCGATCGGCGGCGGCGTCGGCGGCCTCCTCATCCTGGTGGTCGCACTGTTCCTCGGTGTCGACCCCAGCACGGTGATACCGCAGCAGCAGATCGACACCGGCGGCGTCTCGACACCAGGCTTCGACACCAGCCAGTGCAAAACCGCCGAGGATGCGAACAACATCGTGCAGTGCCGGGTCATCGCGACGGGCAACTCGGTGGACAGCGTGTGGCAGCAGTTGCTTCCCGGCGAATACACACGTCCAAAGGTCATGCTGTTCACCGGGTCGGTCGACACCGCGTGCGGTCCAGCGACCAGCGATGTGGGCCCGTTCTACTGCCCCGGTGACCAGACCGCGTACTTCGACACCGACTTCTTCGACGTGCTGACCACCCAGTTCGGTTCCAGCGGTGGACCGTTGGCGCAGGAGTACGTGGTCGCTCATGAGTTCGGCCATCATGTGCAGGATCTCCAGGGCTCGCTCGTCAACGCGCAGCGTGATCCACAGGGCGCGACGGGCGGCGGCGTGCGCACCGAGTTGCAGGCCGACTGCTACGCAGGGATCTGGGCGCACTATGCGGCCGTCACCAAGCAGGAGAGCACCGGGGTGCCGTTCCTAGAGCCGTTGAGCGACAAGGACATTGCCGATGCGCTCTCAGCGGCGGCATCGGTCGGTGACGACCGCATCCAGAAATCGGCCACTGGACGGGTCAATCCGGAGGCGTGGACACACGGGTCGTCGGCGCAACGGCAGAAGTGGTTCACCGAGGGATACCGGACCGGTGACATCGCGGCCTGCGACACCTTCTCCACCAACGATCTGGGTTAG
- a CDS encoding MBL fold metallo-hydrolase — protein MRMDTVVLSSNLTMLRVRGWQVYVWRDDDSVTVIDTGAPGSGAEILAEVPRIDRIVLTHGHVDHCGSAAELQDATGATVFAGAGDAAPIRNGTAMPPPVFEDWEIPIHERVSAGLPDAAPPVALLHEVHDGDALDFGDGAEVLAVPGHTDGSIAIHLPRHGVLFTGDTIANVGTVMLGTFNQVRAQTVASFKRLAALDVDTACFGHGEPITAAAGIRIRETAATLTE, from the coding sequence ATGCGGATGGACACCGTCGTGCTCTCGTCGAACCTGACCATGCTGCGCGTACGAGGGTGGCAGGTCTATGTATGGCGCGACGACGACTCGGTCACCGTCATCGACACCGGCGCGCCCGGTTCGGGCGCCGAGATTTTGGCTGAGGTGCCACGGATCGACCGCATCGTGCTGACGCACGGGCACGTCGACCACTGCGGTTCCGCGGCCGAACTGCAAGACGCCACCGGTGCAACCGTTTTCGCAGGCGCAGGCGATGCCGCCCCCATCAGGAACGGGACAGCCATGCCGCCTCCGGTTTTCGAGGACTGGGAAATCCCGATTCATGAACGGGTGTCAGCAGGACTTCCGGACGCGGCGCCTCCGGTTGCGCTACTACATGAGGTGCACGACGGCGATGCGCTCGACTTCGGCGACGGCGCCGAGGTGCTGGCGGTACCCGGCCACACCGACGGCAGCATCGCGATACATCTGCCCCGCCACGGTGTGCTCTTCACCGGCGACACCATCGCCAACGTCGGAACCGTCATGCTCGGCACGTTCAACCAGGTCCGCGCACAGACCGTCGCGTCGTTCAAACGGCTGGCCGCCCTCGATGTCGATACCGCCTGCTTCGGCCACGGGGAGCCGATCACCGCGGCAGCCGGGATCCGGATCCGCGAAACGGCTGCCACACTGACCGAGTGA